Part of the Cohnella candidum genome, TTCATGGCGCGGGCGAGACGGAACGCGAGCAGCGTATTCATGAAGGTGATGACCGCAAGGAACGCGATGCGGCGCCCAAAATCCGTGTCCACCCAGCCGAGCGAATAGAAAAAACCGAACAGCAGAATCGACAGGATCGATACGAGAACTCCGCAAAGGAGCGCGGATTCCTTGCGGTCCAGTTGTCCGTTTTGTTTCGCGTACAGCCGCACGGACCGAAAGAAGTAAAACGCGACCAGCAGCAAGGAATAGATCCACGGCAGATTGCCGACGACCGAATACATCGTATGGGGAAGAGCCGCGACGGAAGCGATGTAGGCAGCGAGCGGGGCGACGAGCGCCATAAGCAGCCTTCGGGATAACAGCTTACCGTCCAAATAATGAAGGAACATGCCCAGAACCGCGAAATTCGACAACCCGCCGATGTAATAAAGCTTCCTCGCCCATTCATAGGAGAATTCCGGCACGAGTTGAAGAAGCAGTTGATCTCCGTCCAACGCAATGAAGACGATGAATGTCAGGAAGTAGAGGCCGCTGTACAGATAGGCTTTGTCCTTCAGCCTCATGACGTAGATGGTCAAGTGATGCCCGCCGAACAACAAAAGGATGAACAGACCGAAAAACTCGAAAGCGAAAAGGATTTCGTCATTTCGTGCCATGTCCGCTTGCGTGCCGAACTGCAAATCTTCAAAGCCTCCGATGCGCGCCGGATCGTCGCTGGCGACTTGCAGAACGATTTCCAGCTCCCGGCCTTCCGCGCGGAAGAACGTCGTATACGGCTTGTTTTCCGCTTTGAATTCGCGCGGGTTGCCGGACGGATTCCCGCCGTTGCCGATCTCAAAGCCGTTAACGAAAAGCCGGTGCGCCCTGTTAATGTTGTTCACCCGGATTCCGTAACTGGCGCCGCTCTCCTGCAGCTTGACGTTCAAACGATACGTCCCGTACGGCGTGCCGCTCGCCCGGTCCGGAGGACTTCCTCCAAACCAGGCATTCGGGATGTTGGCGGTGATGGCCTCTTCGCCTCTTTCTCCGCCGCTGCGGAAATCATCCGGCGAAAGCAGCTTGTTCGGGTAGAACGTCCACTCTCCGTCGAGATTGACGAACCCCCTGCTGCCGAAATCCCAGCCGCTTAGATCCAAAACGCCGTGCGAAGCCTCCGGGGCCGACCGGTTCGGCACCGTGTAACCGTAAATCCCTATCAATAACAAAATCGAAATCAGCGGTATCAGCGTTAACCCTAACGCCCGGGAGCCGATAAGCCCCCCATTTCTCCAGCTCAAGCTCCCCACCGGTTCCTCCCGTGATCATTTTCGCCAGCCTAACATCTTTCGCTCCCAAATTCCTCTCAAGCCATTATCACAAAATTTTCGACAGCCTGCCACGAGAAACTGCAGCCGCGCTCGGTTTGTGAGAATTTTGGGAGAACAACATCGTATGCTGGAAGAACAACAATCATAGGGGACGAAAGGGTGACGAAATTTGAGGAAGAAAGCGGCAGGACTCGCGCTGCTGGCGGCTTTGTCTGTCGGACTGTTCGCCACGTCCGTTCCTGGCGCGAGCGCGGACTCGCAGCGGCAGCAAATCGAACAAGATGACCCGAGAATCCAATATAACGGGACATTCACGCCGGTGAGCGGTTCGGAGTTCTCGAGCGGGAACATGAAGCAGTCCTTGACCGGCGGTACCATCTCGTTTCGGTTTGTCGGCAATTATCTGAAATTGGGGTTGGCGGCGAAATACAGCGCACCGATGGAGCCCAAGGTGCAAATTATCGTCGACGGGAATCCGACCACGGTGGACCTGGCCAATGGCGGCGTCATTCCATTCGAACTGGACAACCTGGGCGATAGGGTCGAAAACGAAAAAGGCGAAATGGTATATGTCCCTCATCAAGTTTTCATTGCGCCGGCGAACGTGACAGGATATAAGGACGTTGTCGCTCTGGACTATATCGTTTATGACAATTACTCCCCTTCGGCGAATCCGGATCATAGAACGACCAGGCAGGCAACGCCGGTCAGCGGCAAAGTGACGGGGACAGACCCGAATCAAGACGCGTTGACGTTCAGCAAATCCGCGGGCCCAGTGAACGGAACGGCCGCGGTGAACGCCGACGGCAGCTGGACGTACGCGCCCGCGGCAGGTTTTACGGGTACGGACAGCTTTGGCGTCACGGCCTCGGATCCGTTTGGTTTGTCCGCGCAGACGACCGTGACCGTGGACGTTGCCAACATCGCGCCTATCGCCGCCGTGCCTTTCGTGGAAGCCGAAACGGGTCAAGGCGAGGCGGTTGCCGGCCAGGCGGGGGTCGTCGATGCCGGTGGAGACGCCTTAATTTATGCGAAGCTGAAAAGCCCCCTGTACGGCACGGTGGACGTCGACGAGGACGGCAGTTGGACCTATACTCCGCAAGCCGGATATTCGGGCGTCGATTATTTCTCCGTCAAAGCAGTCGACCCGTCCGGCGACATCGCCGAGCAGCTGTTCGTCGTGACGGTCCATCCATCTGACAGCGGCGGCACCGTAACGCCCCTTACCGGCGAAGATATCGAGGACGGCACGATCGGCCTGGCAGATCTCGCCGACGACGTCACGAAACGGCTTAGCGGCGGTACGGTGCTGACCGTCGTCCAAGATCAGCCGTTCGATGTCGCCGTCGCCGGCCACGATTCTTTGCAAAACGGTGCCGAATCGGACGGCGTAACGGTAACCAACACGGACGGGAGCGACGGCTATATCCGCCTCAGCGGCACGTTGACCGTGCCCGGCATCCGTACGGTGACCATTGACGGTGCCTCATTCGTATTCGACGTGACGGAGGCGCCTGCCGATTCGCCGATTTCCGTGACGTTCGATGAGTAGGAGGCGAAGAGACGTGGTTGCGATGCGCCGCATCGTCAGCGGAGCGCTTGCCGCGCTGCTGTGGCTCATGCCGCTTGCCTTGCTGGTGGAGGCTGCTAGCGGATCCGACATTAAGGACGGTACCATCGAGCGAGTCGATCTGGCTCCGGCAGTGCGGGATCGGCTCGCCGAAAGCGCCGTTCTGACGGTCGTCAAAGGCCTGCCTTTTACTGAAACCATTCCGGGTCTTGATTTTCTGGAGTCGTCGTACGATTCTTCCGGCGTAACTTTAAGCAATATCGACTCAAACGACGGTTACGTGCAAGTTGCGGGTATGATCGCCGAGACGGGGTTGCAACGGATCGTGCTCGACGGGTTTCCATTCTTGTTCGATGCCGTCGACCCGCCAACGTCCGGCGCCGTCTCCTACGCAATTAGCGGGAGCGGCGGGAAGGAAGCGGACAAGCTGGTTTCGAATGCCGGTGACGCGTTCAAGACGGTGACGCTCTCCGTGTACGCCCCGGACACGTCGAGGCACTATCGGTACCGCGGCGTGGAACTCGCGGTTTTTGCGGAAACGCCGGGAGGTTCATATACGGCAATGCCCGGAAAACAGAAACGAGTGATCACGAACCGGACAACCTTGGAAATCGATCTAGCGTCCGCTGACGATTACGAGGCAGGCAATACGTACAGGCTTGGCTATCGCGTGCTGTACAGCCTTGTCGGGGCTCACGGCTCCGAGATCCTTGCCGGCGACGCGGACAACGGCAAAGAGGGATGGCGGCTGCTCGAGGACAACGGAACTCTCTTCTCCTTCACCCGATCCGCCGCGCCGGCGTTGTCCTCGGACGCGACGCTGAGCGGTCTCTCCGTCTCGGAAGGGAACCTGACGCCCGCCTTCAGCTCCGGCAGAAAGAGCTATTCGGTTACGGTCTCCGAATCCGTGTACGCCGTAGCCGTGACGCCGACGGTCGCCAGCGGCAAGGCAACGGTAACGGTTGACGGCAAAACTGTAGAATCCGGCGCCGCGGTCGACGTATCCCTCAAAACCGACTCGTCTGTGACCTCCATTCCCATTACCGTTACGGCGGAGGACGGCACGACGAACGAATATTCGATTACGGTGACACGTTCGGCAACGGACACCGGCTCGGATCCGCCGCCGGAATCTTCCGACAATGCGGCGATCGCCCATCTGTCCGTTCATCCCGGCGCCCTGACTCCCGCTTTTGCGCCGGATGTGGAGAGCTATACCGTACATGTGCCTTATACGGCCACGGAGATGACTATCGAAGCCTTGCCGTTCGAGCCGGATGCCTCCGTCACCGTTAACGGAAAGGCCAAGGTAGATGCCGTGCAGCTGGCCGTCGGGGAAACTCCGATCTCCGTTGAAGTTATAGCCCCGGACGGCGAAACGAGGATGACATATCGGCTCGTCGTCACCCGGGAAGGTCCGCCTTCCACGACGAATTCGAATGATCGCATTACAGTTATTCCATCGAAGCCCGGAAGCTTGCCGCTCGAATTCTCGACCGCGGTAACCGAGCGTGGCGGACTGTCGTACTTGTCCGTCGATCCGGTTAAAGCCGCCGCGGCCATCGATGCCGCGCCGCAAGGAACGACAACGTTCCTGCTATCCGCTTCGGCGGTATCCGCCGGCATCAATATTCCGGCTGCCGTCATTGACGCCGCGGAGAGAAAGGCGGGGGCCGATGCATCTTTCGTCGTTGCAACGCCGACCGGGACACTCAGATTGCCTGCCGGTCTGCTCTCCAAGCTGGCTGACGGGAACAACGGCGCCGCTATGACCGTCACCATCCGGACATCCGATGACGCGGCGGCGACGCAGGTTCGGAATGCCGCCCTCTCCGACGGAGTTCGGCTGATCTCGAGCCCGGTCCAATTCGAACTGGCCGTTCTGGACTCCGAAGGGGTTATGCATGCCGTCGAAGATACGAACGGCATTTATGTGGAGCGCACCTTGCAACTGGAAAGCCCGGCTGCTTCGGTCACGCAACTATCCATCTTTATGCTCGCCGATGACGGAAGGCTGGCCTATGTCCCCGCGACATTCGAACGCCATTCCGACGGCAGCGTAACGGCGCATGCGTATCGGGCGGGCTTTAGCACCTATGTGGCGGGCAGCAAAGAGGCGGCGTTCGGGGACCTGGCCGGTCACTGGTCGGCGGCCGCGGTTCACGGTCTTGCTTCTAAAGGCATCGTCTCCGGCCGCGGACCGTCCCGATTCCAGCCGGACGGCATCGTCACCAGAGCCGAATTCGGCTCGATCCTGGCCAGGGCACTGGGTTTGCAAGGCAACCCCTCCGGGCCGTCATATGCCGACATTTCGCCAACCAAATGGTATTACCGAGACATCCTCGCGCTCACACAAGCCGGAATCATGAGAGGCACGAATGGCCTCTTGCTGCTTGACAGTCCGCTGACGCGGGAAGAAATGGCGGCCATGACGGCACGAGCTATTCACTATGTGAAGCCTTCGCAGTCGGCAAGGCAGCCCGATCATCTTTACGCCTATAGGGACGCCGGAGCGATAAGCGGCTGGGCTAGGGAAGCCATGCAGGAGATGGTGTCCCTCGGCGTGATGAAGGGGAACGGGCAGGGTCTTCTCCGCCCGTCCAGCAAGGCGACAAGGGCGGAAGCGGCCGTCACCGTGCTTCAGATGCTGAAGACGCTCGGTTTTGCCGACGATCCCGCATCCAAATGAACGAAGAACAACCCGTCGAACTCATCGACGGGTTGTTTGCTGGACAGACGGATTACCCCTTATGCGCGCTGAAAGCTACGCCTTCGATAAAGCGCTTCTGGAAGATGAAAAAGAGAACGATCATCGGGATGACGGCCATGAAGGCTCCGGCCATCAAGATCGGATAATTCGTGCTGAACATGGAAACCAGCGTGGCCAGCCCGGAAGATAAAGTAAG contains:
- a CDS encoding Ig-like domain-containing protein, which translates into the protein MRKKAAGLALLAALSVGLFATSVPGASADSQRQQIEQDDPRIQYNGTFTPVSGSEFSSGNMKQSLTGGTISFRFVGNYLKLGLAAKYSAPMEPKVQIIVDGNPTTVDLANGGVIPFELDNLGDRVENEKGEMVYVPHQVFIAPANVTGYKDVVALDYIVYDNYSPSANPDHRTTRQATPVSGKVTGTDPNQDALTFSKSAGPVNGTAAVNADGSWTYAPAAGFTGTDSFGVTASDPFGLSAQTTVTVDVANIAPIAAVPFVEAETGQGEAVAGQAGVVDAGGDALIYAKLKSPLYGTVDVDEDGSWTYTPQAGYSGVDYFSVKAVDPSGDIAEQLFVVTVHPSDSGGTVTPLTGEDIEDGTIGLADLADDVTKRLSGGTVLTVVQDQPFDVAVAGHDSLQNGAESDGVTVTNTDGSDGYIRLSGTLTVPGIRTVTIDGASFVFDVTEAPADSPISVTFDE
- a CDS encoding S-layer homology domain-containing protein — translated: MRRIVSGALAALLWLMPLALLVEAASGSDIKDGTIERVDLAPAVRDRLAESAVLTVVKGLPFTETIPGLDFLESSYDSSGVTLSNIDSNDGYVQVAGMIAETGLQRIVLDGFPFLFDAVDPPTSGAVSYAISGSGGKEADKLVSNAGDAFKTVTLSVYAPDTSRHYRYRGVELAVFAETPGGSYTAMPGKQKRVITNRTTLEIDLASADDYEAGNTYRLGYRVLYSLVGAHGSEILAGDADNGKEGWRLLEDNGTLFSFTRSAAPALSSDATLSGLSVSEGNLTPAFSSGRKSYSVTVSESVYAVAVTPTVASGKATVTVDGKTVESGAAVDVSLKTDSSVTSIPITVTAEDGTTNEYSITVTRSATDTGSDPPPESSDNAAIAHLSVHPGALTPAFAPDVESYTVHVPYTATEMTIEALPFEPDASVTVNGKAKVDAVQLAVGETPISVEVIAPDGETRMTYRLVVTREGPPSTTNSNDRITVIPSKPGSLPLEFSTAVTERGGLSYLSVDPVKAAAAIDAAPQGTTTFLLSASAVSAGINIPAAVIDAAERKAGADASFVVATPTGTLRLPAGLLSKLADGNNGAAMTVTIRTSDDAAATQVRNAALSDGVRLISSPVQFELAVLDSEGVMHAVEDTNGIYVERTLQLESPAASVTQLSIFMLADDGRLAYVPATFERHSDGSVTAHAYRAGFSTYVAGSKEAAFGDLAGHWSAAAVHGLASKGIVSGRGPSRFQPDGIVTRAEFGSILARALGLQGNPSGPSYADISPTKWYYRDILALTQAGIMRGTNGLLLLDSPLTREEMAAMTARAIHYVKPSQSARQPDHLYAYRDAGAISGWAREAMQEMVSLGVMKGNGQGLLRPSSKATRAEAAVTVLQMLKTLGFADDPASK